The following coding sequences are from one Portunus trituberculatus isolate SZX2019 chromosome 32, ASM1759143v1, whole genome shotgun sequence window:
- the LOC123512079 gene encoding single-stranded DNA-binding protein-like — translation MMQGKCPSKKLSKAVLDLKFMKKSKEKALVQEENEERQQLYHDQLSTLHEGAEKIVMMSSYVDCLKFLPCRLSFGGMDQDIEKLNEDRLTGLYTVTKPTPKEHVTEMDADVSARDMAAQYRPRAHHNQGELEEGAEDSSYDAMSNQLSQDQNKPISGKMRPIYRDGFEGGGGRGRGGFRGRSRDFRRGGRGGRGGRGGRDGGFTGGRGKEMYMKEEGFWGGKEIMKGCLGENTTRGRGRGNKRGHEGSQGHIQDSDNWNKKFKAERN, via the exons ATGATGCAGGGGAAGTGTCCCTCCAAGAAGCTGTCCAAGGCAGTGCTGGATTTAAAG TTTATGAAGAAAAGCAAGGAGAAGGCCCTGGtgcaggaggagaatgaagagagacagCAGCTGTACCACGACCAGCTGTCAACACTGCACGAAGGAGC GGAAAAAATTGTCATGATGAGTTCCTATGTGGACTGCCTCAAGTTCCTGCCGTGCCGTCTGTCGTTTGGTGGCATGGACCAGGATATTGAGAAGCTGAATGAGGATCGACTCACAGGACTGTACACCGTGACCAA GCCTACACCCAAAGAACATGTCACAGAGATGGATGCTGATGTCTCTGCTAGGGACATGGCAGCCCAGTACCGCCCCAGAGCCCACCACAACCAGGGGGAACTAGAGGAAGGTGCTGAGGACTCCAGTTATGATGCAATGTCCAACCAGCTTTCTCAAGACCAAAACAAGCCAATAAGTGGCAAGATGAGGCCAATTTACAGAGATGgctttgaaggaggaggtggcaggggaagagggggatttagaggaagaagtagagatttcagaagaggaggaaggggtggcagaggaggaaggggagggagagatggaggtttCACAGGAGGACGAGGCAAGGAAATGTacatgaaggaggaaggtttctggggagggaaggagattatGAAGGGATGTTTAGGAGAGAACACCACCAGAGGGAGGGGCAGGGGTAACAAGCGAGGCCATGAAGGCAGCCAAGGTCACATCCAGGACAGTGACAATTGGAACAAGAAATTCAAGGCAGAGAGGAATTAA
- the LOC123512080 gene encoding uncharacterized protein LOC123512080 isoform X2 has translation MLEERVTFPQRVGSARSTRSGSGSSRVSSARVAAGRISSARPSDTRRPKLHTGRPSSAPPAHSPPTSPAQGWLVGRLAAHGQHRIHDVAHLNLRVEGKSFLSVHKAGGCERRGEAAVAAAAAAHSKGDMRAAAAAAAGFGSTYTVVCLDPEQAGECGGGPAHLGATFTKEEAPAFLREGLGSTYTLRSGQRLSPHSPSSSDSDLQVLARGEYEYSVPPMAPEGRGGYWGPGGGREDLSRVTAGDTTSNEDSESTVMSLGRRIQLMAATGPGIAPATAPAWDTEWRTLLQQNHQLLLRLSSREDLRAEEQQQQQPDTPRSAPVQDSAVQTLLPDAGPEPPILSGSEAGEEVLPQDEEAVPPHHSPECVLEDIVEESSLSDHSSPRTTTLLHCRGKAASPPPCTDSPPSHSKQALHCPSSPNSPTLCYDRTSPGLDGEESVHFLCKSPALPQDSFQGPLSASPLPQEAPYPPRQSPSSVGQDTDYLWHLSLPPDRLQGGGEDCPLLEEASPHPQHCSSPTMEHKPQTLKHVLQAEDTDTQNRPSLPTACPTTLPPPAGDQDATLCTQDLPTRPSYTDSSCTADLPSYRAGAVTTFIMRSRFSGQDKPALLCPQPSKDLLEALRMIEDEEKSATVAEPPERDWKGCSGKTVASSAVPSSPCQPTCEKEGAASLPVLQVLAEKVFLFTQDLVERWNLVEHSGSREELLRQIAEAEQQLEALCVTEGWKRDPSASPELHRGCEERLQRQRAEADGRIQKNLELIRKLMDDKRRLTEECERLDQRTKQSEKRHADRVKATEERHSQELRSLKERLTISEQERREKWTVQKTRAIRESTHRSLETKLKDMGAKHRDEVSLLKAQHWEALREAEEKHRATLQAQEEELKRKFEEEKEEACRRERDREQQRLDLELRQSEQLSLGRLEAVRRQQEKDLKALIEEHQAALDRMRQEAEAGVREAARERDRMKEEMEDKLRSCTRKYEEEMASLQDREERSKKEWREQFTKQETEARQQAERELRERLKRQRDKEIDRAIREIQAETAAREEEQRRACDAKMKKLRERYEAEMQELECGERAARTRYLEMKSLLTQKEEEIVYLRARLHTQDLELCDLQQMLQPPDG, from the exons ATGCTGGAGGAGCGGGTCACCTTCCCCCAGCGTGTTGGGTCGGCTAGATCAACTAGGTCAGGCTCTGGGTCATCCAGGGTCAGCTCGGCAAGAGTGGCGGCCGGGCGGATCAGTTCGGCACGCCCTTCAGACACCAGGCGGCCCAAGCTACACACGGGCCGTCCCTCCTCTGCTCCCCCGGCCCACAGCCCCCCGACCTCGCCAGCCCAGGGGTGGTTAGTGGGCCGGCTTGCTGCTCATGGCCAACACCGCATCCATGATGTGGCCCACCTCAACCTGCGGGTGGAGGGGaagtcg TTCCTGTCTGTGCACAAGGCCGGTGGATGTGAGAGGCGGGGAGAAgctgcagtggcagcagcagcagctgcacaTTCTAAGGGAGACATGagggcagcagcggcagcagcagcaggctttGGCTCCACTTACACAGTGGTGTGTTTGGACCCTGAGCAGGCCGGGGAATGTGGTGGTGGCCCAGCTCACCTTGGTGCAACCTTCACCAAGGAGGAGGCCCCGGCCTTCCTTAGAGAAGGCCTAGGGTCCACCTACACCCTGAGGAGTGGCCAGAGGCTCTCTCCACACTCCCCCAGCAGTAGTGACTCAGACCTCCAGGTGCTGGCCAGGGGGGAGTATGAATACAGCGTACCCCCCATGGCCcctgagggaaggggagggtacTGGGGGCCAGGTGGGGGTCGAGAGGACCTGAGCCGGGTGACAGCGGGTGATACGACCTCCAACGAAGACTCGGAGAGCACTGTGATGAGCCTGGGCCGCCGCATCCAGCTGATGGCAGCAACGGGGCCAGGCATTGCCCCAGCCACTGCCCCAGCCTGGGACACTGAGTGGCGGACACTGCTGCAGCAGAACCACCAGCTGCTTCTGAGGCTGTCTAGCAGGGAGGACCTGCGGgctgaggagcagcagcagcagcagcccgaCACACCCCGCAGTGCCCCAGTGCAGGACAGTGCTGTGCAGACTCTGCTGCCTGATGCCGGCCCTGAGCCACCCATCCTGTCAGGGTCTGAGGCGGGGGAAGAGGTGCTGCCGCAGGATGAGGAGGCCGTCCCGCCCCATCATAGCCCGGAATGTGTGCTGGAGGATATTGTGGAGGAGTCCAGCCTCAGTGACCACTCCTCCCCACGCACCACTACACTCCTCCACTGCCGGGGCAAGGCTGCCTCACCCCCGCCCTGCACAGACTCACCCCCATCCCACTCCAAGCAGGCCCTGCACTGCCCCAGCAGCCCTAACAGCCCCACTCTGTGCTATGATAGGACATCCCCAGGTCTTGATGGGGAAGAATCCGTCCACTTCCTATGcaagtcccctgccctcccACAGGACAGCTTCCAGGGCCCCCTCAGTGCCTCCCCTCTGCCCCAGGAAGCTCCCTACCCACCCAGACAGTCTCCATCCAGTGTGGGCCAAGACACAGACTACCTGTGGCACTTGTCTCTCCCCCCAGACAGACTCCAGGGTGGCGGTgaggactgccctctgctggaagaggcatcccctcacccccaaCACTGCTCCTCTCCCACCATGGAACACAAGCCACAGACCTTGAAGCATGTCTTGCAGGCTgaggacacagacacacagaataGACCTTCCCTGCCCACAGCCTGCCCCACCACCCTCCCACCACCCGCAGGAGACCAGGACGCTACCCTTTGCACCCAAGACTTGCCCACCAGACCGTCCTATACTGACTCATCCTGCACGGCTGACCTGCCAAGCTATCGTGCTGGGGCTGTCACCACCTTCATCATGCGATCTCGCTTCTCAGGCCAGGACAAGCCAGCATTACTATGCCCCCAGCCCTCCAAGGACCTGCTGGAGGCACTCAGGATGatcgaggacgaggagaagagtGCCACAGTCGCAGAACCACCTGAAAGAGACTGGAAGGGCTGTAGTGGGAAGACAGTGGCATCCTCAGCAGTGCCCTCAAGTCCTTGTCAACCCACATGTGAAAAGGAGGGTGCTGCTTCTCTTCCGGTGCTACAGGTGTTGGCCGAGAAGGTGTTCCTTTTTACGCAGGACCTGGTGGAGCGGTGGAACCTGGTGGAGCACAGTG GGAGCCGTGAAGAGTTACTTCGTCAGATAGCAGAGGCAGAGCAGCAACTGGAGGCCCTGTGTGTGACGGAGGGGTGGAAGCGTGACCCATCCGCCAGCCCAGAGCTCCACCGTGGCTGTGAGGAGCGGTTGCAGCGGCAGCGGGCAGAGGCAGATGGCCGGATACAGAAGAATTTAGAGCTGATTCGGAAGTTGATGGATGACAAGAGGCGGTTGacagaggag TGTGAGCGTCTGGACCAGCGCACCAAACAATCAGAGAAGCGACATGCTGACCGTGTGAAGGCCACTGAGGAAAGACACAGCCAAGAGCTCCGATCACTGAAGGAGCGCCTCACCATATCGGAGCAGGAGCGTCGGGAGAAATGGACAGTACAGAAGACACGGGCAATCAGGGAGTCCACACACCGGAGCCTGGAGACAAAACTGAAGGATATGGGGGCCAAACATCGCGACGAAGTGAGTCTCCTGAAGGCACAGCACTGGGAGGCTTTGAGAGAGGCTGAGGAGAAGCACCGGGCAACTCTGCAGGCTCAAGAGGAGGAGCTCAAGAGGAagtttgaggaggagaaggaagaggcatgtcgcagagagagagacagggaacagcagag ACTAGACCTGGAGTTGCGGCAGAGTGAGCAGCTGTCTCTTGGTCGGCTGGAGGCAGTGAGGAGACAGCAAGAGAAGGACCTGAAAGCCTTGATAGAGGAACACCAGGCAGCTCTTGACAGGATGAGGCAGGAGGCTGAGgctggagtgagggaggcagccAGGGAGAGAGACCgtatgaaggaggagatggaggataaATTGAGGAGCTGTACCAGGAAATATGAG GAGGAGATGGCATCCCTACAGGAccgggaggagaggagcaagaaggagtggagggagcAGTTCACCAAGCAGGAGACTGAGGCGAGGcagcaggcagagagagagctgagggaGAGACTTAAGAGACAAAGGGACAAGGAGATCGACCGAGCCATCAGAGAGATACAGGCAGAGACAGCagccagggaggaggagcaacgcAGGGCCTGTGATGCCAAGAtgaa GAAGTTACGAGAGCGGTATGAGGCTGAGATGCAGGAGTTGGAGTGTGGGGAGAGGGCCGCCCGCACTCGCTACCTGGAGATGAAGTCTTTGCTtacacagaaggaggaggagattgtgtACCTGAGGGCAAGGCTCCACACGCAGGACCTGGAGCTATGTGACCTGCAGCAG ATGTTGCAGCCTCCTGATGGTTAG
- the LOC123512080 gene encoding uncharacterized protein LOC123512080 isoform X1 → MLEERVTFPQRVGSARSTRSGSGSSRVSSARVAAGRISSARPSDTRRPKLHTGRPSSAPPAHSPPTSPAQGWLVGRLAAHGQHRIHDVAHLNLRVEGKSIRSVSYTPRRQQPVSRGSVRVVSSHAQPSQLRRRQFLSVHKAGGCERRGEAAVAAAAAAHSKGDMRAAAAAAAGFGSTYTVVCLDPEQAGECGGGPAHLGATFTKEEAPAFLREGLGSTYTLRSGQRLSPHSPSSSDSDLQVLARGEYEYSVPPMAPEGRGGYWGPGGGREDLSRVTAGDTTSNEDSESTVMSLGRRIQLMAATGPGIAPATAPAWDTEWRTLLQQNHQLLLRLSSREDLRAEEQQQQQPDTPRSAPVQDSAVQTLLPDAGPEPPILSGSEAGEEVLPQDEEAVPPHHSPECVLEDIVEESSLSDHSSPRTTTLLHCRGKAASPPPCTDSPPSHSKQALHCPSSPNSPTLCYDRTSPGLDGEESVHFLCKSPALPQDSFQGPLSASPLPQEAPYPPRQSPSSVGQDTDYLWHLSLPPDRLQGGGEDCPLLEEASPHPQHCSSPTMEHKPQTLKHVLQAEDTDTQNRPSLPTACPTTLPPPAGDQDATLCTQDLPTRPSYTDSSCTADLPSYRAGAVTTFIMRSRFSGQDKPALLCPQPSKDLLEALRMIEDEEKSATVAEPPERDWKGCSGKTVASSAVPSSPCQPTCEKEGAASLPVLQVLAEKVFLFTQDLVERWNLVEHSGSREELLRQIAEAEQQLEALCVTEGWKRDPSASPELHRGCEERLQRQRAEADGRIQKNLELIRKLMDDKRRLTEECERLDQRTKQSEKRHADRVKATEERHSQELRSLKERLTISEQERREKWTVQKTRAIRESTHRSLETKLKDMGAKHRDEVSLLKAQHWEALREAEEKHRATLQAQEEELKRKFEEEKEEACRRERDREQQRLDLELRQSEQLSLGRLEAVRRQQEKDLKALIEEHQAALDRMRQEAEAGVREAARERDRMKEEMEDKLRSCTRKYEEEMASLQDREERSKKEWREQFTKQETEARQQAERELRERLKRQRDKEIDRAIREIQAETAAREEEQRRACDAKMKKLRERYEAEMQELECGERAARTRYLEMKSLLTQKEEEIVYLRARLHTQDLELCDLQQMLQPPDG, encoded by the exons ATGCTGGAGGAGCGGGTCACCTTCCCCCAGCGTGTTGGGTCGGCTAGATCAACTAGGTCAGGCTCTGGGTCATCCAGGGTCAGCTCGGCAAGAGTGGCGGCCGGGCGGATCAGTTCGGCACGCCCTTCAGACACCAGGCGGCCCAAGCTACACACGGGCCGTCCCTCCTCTGCTCCCCCGGCCCACAGCCCCCCGACCTCGCCAGCCCAGGGGTGGTTAGTGGGCCGGCTTGCTGCTCATGGCCAACACCGCATCCATGATGTGGCCCACCTCAACCTGCGGGTGGAGGGGaagtcg atCCGGTCGGTGTCATACACTCCGCGTCGTCAGCAGCCAGTCAGTCGGGGCTCAGTGAGGGTAGTGTCCAGTCACGCCCAGCCCAGCCAACTGCGGCGCAGacag TTCCTGTCTGTGCACAAGGCCGGTGGATGTGAGAGGCGGGGAGAAgctgcagtggcagcagcagcagctgcacaTTCTAAGGGAGACATGagggcagcagcggcagcagcagcaggctttGGCTCCACTTACACAGTGGTGTGTTTGGACCCTGAGCAGGCCGGGGAATGTGGTGGTGGCCCAGCTCACCTTGGTGCAACCTTCACCAAGGAGGAGGCCCCGGCCTTCCTTAGAGAAGGCCTAGGGTCCACCTACACCCTGAGGAGTGGCCAGAGGCTCTCTCCACACTCCCCCAGCAGTAGTGACTCAGACCTCCAGGTGCTGGCCAGGGGGGAGTATGAATACAGCGTACCCCCCATGGCCcctgagggaaggggagggtacTGGGGGCCAGGTGGGGGTCGAGAGGACCTGAGCCGGGTGACAGCGGGTGATACGACCTCCAACGAAGACTCGGAGAGCACTGTGATGAGCCTGGGCCGCCGCATCCAGCTGATGGCAGCAACGGGGCCAGGCATTGCCCCAGCCACTGCCCCAGCCTGGGACACTGAGTGGCGGACACTGCTGCAGCAGAACCACCAGCTGCTTCTGAGGCTGTCTAGCAGGGAGGACCTGCGGgctgaggagcagcagcagcagcagcccgaCACACCCCGCAGTGCCCCAGTGCAGGACAGTGCTGTGCAGACTCTGCTGCCTGATGCCGGCCCTGAGCCACCCATCCTGTCAGGGTCTGAGGCGGGGGAAGAGGTGCTGCCGCAGGATGAGGAGGCCGTCCCGCCCCATCATAGCCCGGAATGTGTGCTGGAGGATATTGTGGAGGAGTCCAGCCTCAGTGACCACTCCTCCCCACGCACCACTACACTCCTCCACTGCCGGGGCAAGGCTGCCTCACCCCCGCCCTGCACAGACTCACCCCCATCCCACTCCAAGCAGGCCCTGCACTGCCCCAGCAGCCCTAACAGCCCCACTCTGTGCTATGATAGGACATCCCCAGGTCTTGATGGGGAAGAATCCGTCCACTTCCTATGcaagtcccctgccctcccACAGGACAGCTTCCAGGGCCCCCTCAGTGCCTCCCCTCTGCCCCAGGAAGCTCCCTACCCACCCAGACAGTCTCCATCCAGTGTGGGCCAAGACACAGACTACCTGTGGCACTTGTCTCTCCCCCCAGACAGACTCCAGGGTGGCGGTgaggactgccctctgctggaagaggcatcccctcacccccaaCACTGCTCCTCTCCCACCATGGAACACAAGCCACAGACCTTGAAGCATGTCTTGCAGGCTgaggacacagacacacagaataGACCTTCCCTGCCCACAGCCTGCCCCACCACCCTCCCACCACCCGCAGGAGACCAGGACGCTACCCTTTGCACCCAAGACTTGCCCACCAGACCGTCCTATACTGACTCATCCTGCACGGCTGACCTGCCAAGCTATCGTGCTGGGGCTGTCACCACCTTCATCATGCGATCTCGCTTCTCAGGCCAGGACAAGCCAGCATTACTATGCCCCCAGCCCTCCAAGGACCTGCTGGAGGCACTCAGGATGatcgaggacgaggagaagagtGCCACAGTCGCAGAACCACCTGAAAGAGACTGGAAGGGCTGTAGTGGGAAGACAGTGGCATCCTCAGCAGTGCCCTCAAGTCCTTGTCAACCCACATGTGAAAAGGAGGGTGCTGCTTCTCTTCCGGTGCTACAGGTGTTGGCCGAGAAGGTGTTCCTTTTTACGCAGGACCTGGTGGAGCGGTGGAACCTGGTGGAGCACAGTG GGAGCCGTGAAGAGTTACTTCGTCAGATAGCAGAGGCAGAGCAGCAACTGGAGGCCCTGTGTGTGACGGAGGGGTGGAAGCGTGACCCATCCGCCAGCCCAGAGCTCCACCGTGGCTGTGAGGAGCGGTTGCAGCGGCAGCGGGCAGAGGCAGATGGCCGGATACAGAAGAATTTAGAGCTGATTCGGAAGTTGATGGATGACAAGAGGCGGTTGacagaggag TGTGAGCGTCTGGACCAGCGCACCAAACAATCAGAGAAGCGACATGCTGACCGTGTGAAGGCCACTGAGGAAAGACACAGCCAAGAGCTCCGATCACTGAAGGAGCGCCTCACCATATCGGAGCAGGAGCGTCGGGAGAAATGGACAGTACAGAAGACACGGGCAATCAGGGAGTCCACACACCGGAGCCTGGAGACAAAACTGAAGGATATGGGGGCCAAACATCGCGACGAAGTGAGTCTCCTGAAGGCACAGCACTGGGAGGCTTTGAGAGAGGCTGAGGAGAAGCACCGGGCAACTCTGCAGGCTCAAGAGGAGGAGCTCAAGAGGAagtttgaggaggagaaggaagaggcatgtcgcagagagagagacagggaacagcagag ACTAGACCTGGAGTTGCGGCAGAGTGAGCAGCTGTCTCTTGGTCGGCTGGAGGCAGTGAGGAGACAGCAAGAGAAGGACCTGAAAGCCTTGATAGAGGAACACCAGGCAGCTCTTGACAGGATGAGGCAGGAGGCTGAGgctggagtgagggaggcagccAGGGAGAGAGACCgtatgaaggaggagatggaggataaATTGAGGAGCTGTACCAGGAAATATGAG GAGGAGATGGCATCCCTACAGGAccgggaggagaggagcaagaaggagtggagggagcAGTTCACCAAGCAGGAGACTGAGGCGAGGcagcaggcagagagagagctgagggaGAGACTTAAGAGACAAAGGGACAAGGAGATCGACCGAGCCATCAGAGAGATACAGGCAGAGACAGCagccagggaggaggagcaacgcAGGGCCTGTGATGCCAAGAtgaa GAAGTTACGAGAGCGGTATGAGGCTGAGATGCAGGAGTTGGAGTGTGGGGAGAGGGCCGCCCGCACTCGCTACCTGGAGATGAAGTCTTTGCTtacacagaaggaggaggagattgtgtACCTGAGGGCAAGGCTCCACACGCAGGACCTGGAGCTATGTGACCTGCAGCAG ATGTTGCAGCCTCCTGATGGTTAG